From Hymenobacter sedentarius, a single genomic window includes:
- a CDS encoding metallophosphoesterase family protein, which yields MTFLFFTNPRSVRRYATTDLHGCLHTFRYLVEEELRLTPDDELYLLGDYVNKGPDSRGVLDYLMQLQATGHRVHCLRGNHDQALLDSSRHRWRWDWLGPRGRLPTLRSFGVRRMADIPARYLEWLAALPYEIELDDFVLVHAGYNFALPPAEMRRDYDSMLNIKKFVFDPSRLEGKRLLHGHVPNPTAQVLAKVSARPEVLGLDTGCVYRHNPELAHLAALDLDTWELTLVANREPPYAIGKR from the coding sequence ATGACGTTTCTGTTTTTTACCAACCCCCGCTCTGTGCGCCGCTACGCCACCACCGACCTGCACGGCTGCCTGCATACCTTCCGCTACCTCGTGGAGGAAGAACTCCGCCTGACCCCCGACGACGAGCTGTACCTGCTGGGCGACTACGTGAACAAGGGCCCCGACAGTCGCGGCGTGCTCGACTACCTCATGCAGCTGCAAGCCACCGGCCACCGCGTGCACTGCCTGCGGGGCAACCACGACCAGGCCCTGCTCGACTCGTCCCGCCACCGCTGGCGCTGGGACTGGCTGGGACCCCGCGGCCGCCTGCCCACATTGCGCAGCTTTGGCGTGCGGCGCATGGCCGATATCCCGGCGCGCTACCTCGAGTGGCTGGCGGCCCTGCCGTACGAAATTGAGCTGGACGACTTCGTGCTGGTGCACGCCGGCTACAACTTCGCGCTTCCGCCCGCCGAAATGCGGCGCGATTACGACAGCATGCTCAACATCAAGAAGTTTGTGTTCGACCCCTCGCGGCTCGAAGGCAAACGCCTCTTGCACGGGCACGTGCCCAACCCCACGGCCCAGGTACTCGCCAAGGTCAGCGCCCGCCCCGAAGTGCTGGGCCTGGATACCGGCTGCGTGTACCGGCACAACCCCGAGCTCGCGCACCTGGCTGCCCTCGACCTCGATACCTGGGAGTTGACCTTGGTCGCCAACCGTGAGCCGCCCTACGCCATTGGCAAGCGTTAA
- the tatC gene encoding twin-arginine translocase subunit TatC: MQPQPQQQKPLGEQHEMSFIDHLEALRWHIIRAAISVVVFATGAFFAKDFLFHDLILGPSRPDFWTYRMFCKFGQWVHAPDLCIDKIGFVIQNREMSGQLTMHISTSFMVGIVLAFPYLFWEIWRFVKPGLYPHERQNSRGAVFFVSVLFMLGLLFGYYIAAPLSINFLAGYVVDPTIENQIDMQSYLSTLTTMSISCAFVFELPMIVFFLAKAGLVSAEIMQVYRKHAIVVILIIAAVITPPDISAQIIVTIPILLLYELSIHIARVVRRGDTARLNAKLKQE; encoded by the coding sequence GTGCAACCTCAACCGCAACAACAAAAACCGCTGGGCGAACAGCACGAAATGTCCTTCATCGACCACCTGGAGGCGTTGCGTTGGCACATCATCCGGGCGGCTATTTCGGTAGTAGTGTTTGCTACCGGTGCCTTTTTCGCCAAAGACTTCCTGTTCCACGACCTGATTCTGGGCCCTTCGCGGCCCGATTTCTGGACGTACCGCATGTTCTGCAAGTTTGGTCAGTGGGTGCACGCCCCGGATTTGTGCATCGATAAAATCGGGTTTGTGATTCAGAACCGCGAGATGAGCGGGCAGCTCACCATGCACATCAGCACCTCGTTTATGGTGGGCATTGTGCTGGCGTTTCCGTACCTGTTCTGGGAAATCTGGCGCTTTGTGAAGCCCGGCCTGTACCCGCACGAGCGGCAGAACTCGCGCGGGGCGGTGTTCTTCGTGTCGGTGCTGTTTATGCTGGGCCTGCTGTTCGGCTACTACATTGCCGCACCCCTGAGCATCAACTTCTTGGCGGGCTACGTAGTGGACCCCACCATTGAGAACCAGATTGATATGCAGAGCTACCTGAGCACGCTCACCACCATGAGCATCTCGTGTGCCTTCGTGTTTGAGCTGCCGATGATAGTGTTTTTCCTGGCTAAAGCCGGGCTGGTGTCGGCCGAGATTATGCAGGTGTACCGCAAGCACGCCATTGTGGTTATCCTCATTATCGCCGCCGTCATCACCCCGCCCGATATCTCCGCCCAGATTATCGTCACCATTCCCATCTTGCTGCTCTACGAGCTGAGCATTCACATTGCCCGCGTGGTGCGCCGCGGCGACACTGCCCGGCTCAACGCCAAGCTGAAACAAGAGTAG
- the rpiB gene encoding ribose 5-phosphate isomerase B, translating into MKIALGSDHAGFAQKEMLRTWLSGQGYEIQDFGTHSADSMDYPDVAHPLSEAVADGEYPQGILLCGSANGVAITANKHAGVRAAIAWLPELASLARQHNNANVLCVPARYVSDEQAQEIVSAFLKTDFEGGRHQQRVAKINS; encoded by the coding sequence ATGAAAATCGCACTCGGGTCCGACCACGCCGGCTTTGCCCAAAAGGAAATGCTCCGCACCTGGCTAAGCGGCCAGGGCTACGAAATTCAGGATTTCGGCACCCACTCCGCCGATTCGATGGACTACCCCGACGTGGCCCATCCGCTGTCGGAGGCTGTGGCAGACGGCGAATACCCCCAAGGGATTCTGCTCTGCGGCTCGGCCAATGGCGTCGCCATCACGGCCAATAAGCACGCCGGCGTGCGCGCCGCCATTGCCTGGCTGCCCGAGCTCGCCTCCCTGGCGCGGCAGCACAACAACGCCAACGTGCTGTGCGTCCCGGCCCGCTACGTAAGCGACGAGCAAGCTCAGGAAATTGTATCGGCCTTTCTCAAAACCGATTTTGAAGGCGGACGGCACCAGCAACGCGTGGCGAAAATAAACAGCTGA
- a CDS encoding inositol monophosphatase family protein translates to MPTDFITLSLDLASLCRTTAQFIRQEAATFDRGKIEHKGVHDLVSYVDQETERKLVAGLRQLLPEAGFITEEGTAGPDTHTEEFTWIIDPLDGTTNFVHGLPVYSISVALLHRKELVIGVVHEVNRDESFRAVRGSGAFCNDLPIRVTDIPELNSSLIATGFPYKDFGQMGTYLQVLGAFMSRSHGVRRLGSAAVDLAYVAAGRYEGFFEFNLNSYDVAAGILLVREAGGHVTQFLEDGDPLFGREIVASNGHLHAEMQQTIREFWQ, encoded by the coding sequence ATGCCCACTGATTTCATTACGCTCTCCCTCGACCTTGCATCCCTGTGCCGCACCACTGCTCAGTTTATCCGCCAGGAAGCTGCGACGTTCGACCGCGGCAAAATTGAGCACAAAGGCGTGCACGACCTGGTGAGCTACGTGGACCAGGAAACCGAGCGCAAACTGGTGGCCGGCCTGCGCCAGCTGCTGCCTGAGGCGGGCTTCATCACCGAAGAAGGCACCGCCGGTCCGGACACTCACACCGAGGAATTTACCTGGATAATTGACCCGCTCGACGGCACCACCAACTTCGTGCACGGCCTGCCGGTCTATTCTATCAGCGTGGCGCTGCTGCACCGGAAAGAGCTGGTAATCGGCGTGGTGCACGAGGTAAACCGCGACGAGAGCTTCCGGGCCGTGCGCGGCAGCGGCGCCTTTTGCAACGACCTGCCCATCCGCGTCACCGACATTCCCGAGCTAAATAGCTCGCTCATTGCCACTGGCTTCCCCTACAAGGACTTTGGCCAGATGGGCACCTACTTGCAGGTGCTCGGCGCCTTTATGAGCCGCAGCCACGGCGTGCGCCGGCTTGGCTCCGCGGCCGTGGATTTGGCTTACGTGGCCGCTGGTCGGTACGAGGGCTTCTTCGAGTTCAACCTCAATTCCTACGACGTGGCGGCGGGCATTTTGCTGGTGCGCGAAGCGGGCGGGCACGTCACCCAGTTTCTGGAAGACGGCGACCCGCTGTTCGGCCGCGAAATTGTGGCCAGCAACGGCCATCTGCACGCCGAAATGCAGCAAACCATTCGCGAGTTTTGGCAGTAG
- a CDS encoding T9SS type A sorting domain-containing protein, with amino-acid sequence MTHNLPYPINTSASLPAASLLTRQRWQLLGLFLGLLSPLAGHAQAKITWTVGTSKNSDYPTIGAALADVPATLNKPYELQLIDPSYSEDVLLNKTGSVGNTLTIRPAVNEIVSITGTVTFGSGSAYTSLIGNSGSSAQKTRAITLRQQDLTKSTLVFKDDASNNVVSEVVILGATSSLTSGVVVVGDGVSTGNDNNSLTKSFIANSGPALIPANLVYAANAGGGTNDAFTLSGNELFDFSNAGVLVAAGNGDQWTISGNSIYNNLAVAPTTAQTGIAFQAGSGANDVTVTNNFIGGDSPSATGSWVNAGTQDFRGIVMNCGLSTTLNNVVTGNTVRNIKLTGAGNQSLFALEMAAGRIELNTNTATLLNNAGTGGVLNLKTRATLVLSPFTIETGQKMAVEGGLTEVQGNLTITGILTNTGGYILINGDLIGAGSFGQTAGNLEIKGNMLNTGQFNCYSGKVLLTGVGTQKVSGGSYSNLEVNGSSTKTFTGNATVYDGVQMVSGVLATTNRYSLNLASLANLTETETSYVLGRVDVSRTPVADKIENFGGIGLLMQPAAASTLPGLTNVTRITGTAPIGVYGREGVLRYFDIDTEVTTDLNVNMTFMYFTHELNGIASANLKFFKSLSGSTPWQNKGVSSLGAGYAVLNGIDNFASARWTLGDVTNPLPVGLTAFQAERQGRNAVLTWATASEHNNRGFGIEVSLDGKSFKQIGFVEAAGNGNSNSAQAYRFVDAAEGKVGARYYRLRQVDQNEAASFYGPQQLNFDAQVASFAAYPTQFASGFTVALTSPTASTATLRLIDIMGREVWRQEVASGVRQVQPNCAAGSYILTATINGQVLRQRVVKE; translated from the coding sequence ATGACACACAACTTACCTTATCCTATAAATACTTCTGCGTCGCTGCCAGCAGCTTCGCTATTGACCCGGCAGCGTTGGCAACTGCTGGGATTATTTCTCGGCTTGCTGTCGCCGCTGGCAGGGCATGCCCAAGCCAAAATAACTTGGACGGTTGGCACCTCCAAAAACTCAGATTACCCAACCATCGGCGCGGCTTTGGCTGATGTGCCAGCCACGCTCAACAAACCTTACGAGTTGCAGCTTATAGACCCCAGCTACTCTGAGGATGTGCTGCTAAATAAAACCGGTTCGGTGGGAAATACTCTTACCATACGCCCTGCTGTAAACGAGATTGTTTCCATAACCGGCACCGTTACGTTTGGGAGCGGTAGCGCTTACACCTCGCTGATTGGAAACAGCGGCAGCAGTGCCCAAAAAACGCGCGCCATCACGTTGCGCCAGCAAGACCTGACCAAGTCTACCTTGGTGTTCAAAGACGATGCTTCTAACAACGTGGTAAGCGAAGTAGTGATACTGGGCGCTACCAGCTCGCTCACCAGCGGGGTAGTGGTAGTAGGCGATGGCGTGAGCACTGGCAACGACAATAATTCGCTCACCAAAAGCTTTATAGCAAATTCTGGCCCGGCGCTGATTCCAGCCAACCTTGTGTATGCTGCTAACGCAGGCGGCGGCACAAATGACGCTTTTACATTGAGCGGCAACGAACTGTTTGACTTTTCGAATGCCGGTGTGCTGGTCGCCGCGGGTAATGGCGACCAATGGACCATCAGCGGCAACAGCATTTATAACAACTTGGCCGTGGCCCCAACCACGGCCCAAACCGGCATTGCTTTTCAGGCTGGCAGCGGTGCCAATGACGTAACGGTAACCAATAACTTTATCGGTGGCGACTCTCCAAGTGCTACCGGTTCTTGGGTCAACGCCGGTACGCAAGATTTTCGGGGTATTGTAATGAACTGTGGCTTAAGCACCACACTTAATAACGTGGTGACGGGAAACACCGTCAGAAACATTAAGTTGACGGGCGCGGGTAACCAATCGTTGTTCGCCTTAGAAATGGCTGCAGGCCGCATCGAACTCAATACGAATACCGCTACCCTCTTAAATAATGCGGGGACGGGTGGGGTTCTGAACCTTAAAACCCGAGCCACCCTGGTGTTGAGCCCCTTTACTATTGAGACTGGTCAGAAGATGGCAGTTGAAGGCGGCTTGACAGAAGTTCAGGGTAACCTAACCATAACCGGTATCCTAACCAATACCGGAGGCTACATTCTGATTAACGGGGACTTAATTGGTGCGGGTTCGTTTGGTCAAACAGCAGGAAATTTGGAGATTAAGGGCAATATGCTAAACACAGGTCAGTTTAACTGCTACTCAGGCAAGGTGTTACTGACCGGAGTAGGCACCCAGAAAGTAAGCGGTGGCAGCTATTCTAACTTGGAAGTGAACGGTTCGAGCACCAAAACCTTTACCGGAAACGCTACTGTATACGACGGGGTACAGATGGTGAGCGGTGTACTTGCTACCACCAACAGATATTCCCTAAACCTTGCCAGCCTAGCCAATCTTACCGAAACGGAGACGTCTTATGTATTAGGCCGTGTGGACGTGAGCCGTACCCCGGTTGCCGATAAAATTGAAAACTTCGGCGGCATAGGCTTGCTAATGCAGCCAGCTGCCGCATCCACCCTGCCTGGCTTAACTAATGTTACCCGTATCACAGGAACGGCACCTATAGGCGTGTATGGTCGCGAAGGGGTGTTGCGGTACTTTGATATTGATACGGAGGTCACCACGGATTTGAACGTGAACATGACGTTCATGTACTTCACGCACGAACTGAACGGCATTGCCTCTGCCAACCTGAAGTTTTTCAAGTCGCTGAGCGGCTCTACGCCTTGGCAGAACAAGGGCGTAAGCAGCCTGGGCGCTGGCTACGCGGTTCTTAATGGCATAGATAACTTCGCTTCCGCACGCTGGACCCTGGGCGATGTGACCAACCCACTGCCGGTAGGCCTCACCGCTTTCCAGGCGGAACGCCAGGGCCGCAATGCCGTGCTCACTTGGGCCACGGCTTCGGAGCACAACAACCGCGGCTTTGGCATCGAAGTATCCTTGGATGGCAAAAGCTTTAAGCAAATTGGGTTTGTGGAGGCTGCGGGCAATGGCAACAGCAATTCCGCCCAGGCCTACCGGTTTGTGGACGCCGCCGAAGGCAAAGTCGGGGCCCGCTACTATCGCCTGCGGCAGGTTGACCAGAACGAAGCGGCCTCTTTCTACGGCCCGCAGCAGCTCAACTTTGATGCGCAAGTGGCTTCGTTTGCCGCTTATCCCACTCAGTTTGCCTCCGGTTTCACGGTGGCCCTCACCAGCCCAACGGCTTCCACCGCTACCCTGCGTCTTATCGACATTATGGGCCGCGAGGTGTGGCGCCAAGAGGTAGCTAGCGGCGTGCGGCAGGTGCAGCCCAACTGCGCTGCGGGTAGCTACATTCTCACCGCTACGATAAATGGCCAGGTGTTGCGCCAGCGTGTGGTAAAAGAATAA
- the glyA gene encoding serine hydroxymethyltransferase has translation MQTAAPARLLDTAVFDLIAQEKTRQTHGLELIASENYVSEQVMAAQGSVLTNKYAEGLPGKRYYGGCEIVDQVEQLAIDRVKELFGVAWANVQPHSGAQANAAVMLACLQPGDKILGFDLSHGGHLTHGSPVNFSGKLYQPSFYGVEKETGLIDWSKIKDIARRERPKMIICGASAYSRDWNYAALREAADEVGALLLADISHPSALIAKGLLNSPFEHCHIVTTTTHKTLRGPRGGLIMLGKDFENPFGMKTPKGEIRQMSAVLDGAVFPGTQGGPLEHVIAAKAVAFGEALNDDFKTYTQQVARNAQVLASSFMGMGYDIISGGTDNHLMLIDLRSKGISGKLAENTLVRADITINKNMVPFDDKSPFVTSGIRIGSAAVTTRGLGETDMVRIVELIDETLTHHDNDTRIGQVRQRVNTWLQDYPLFA, from the coding sequence ATGCAAACAGCCGCCCCCGCCCGCCTTCTCGACACCGCCGTTTTCGACCTCATCGCGCAGGAGAAAACCCGCCAAACCCACGGCCTCGAGCTCATTGCCTCCGAGAACTACGTTTCGGAACAGGTAATGGCCGCCCAAGGCTCCGTGCTCACCAACAAGTACGCCGAGGGCCTGCCCGGCAAGCGCTACTACGGGGGCTGCGAAATCGTGGACCAGGTGGAGCAGTTGGCCATCGACCGCGTGAAAGAGCTGTTTGGCGTCGCCTGGGCCAACGTGCAGCCCCACTCCGGGGCGCAGGCCAACGCGGCCGTGATGCTGGCCTGCCTGCAGCCCGGCGACAAAATCCTGGGCTTCGACCTGAGCCACGGCGGCCACCTTACCCACGGCTCGCCCGTAAATTTCTCGGGCAAGCTCTACCAGCCCAGTTTCTACGGCGTAGAGAAAGAAACCGGCCTCATCGACTGGTCGAAAATCAAGGACATTGCCCGCCGCGAGCGGCCCAAGATGATAATCTGCGGGGCCTCGGCCTACTCCCGCGACTGGAACTACGCCGCCCTGCGCGAAGCTGCCGACGAAGTAGGCGCGCTGCTGCTGGCCGACATTTCGCACCCCTCGGCTCTGATTGCCAAGGGCCTGCTCAACTCGCCGTTTGAGCACTGCCACATCGTGACCACCACCACCCACAAAACCCTGCGCGGCCCCCGCGGCGGCCTCATCATGTTGGGCAAAGACTTCGAGAATCCCTTCGGCATGAAAACGCCCAAAGGCGAAATCCGCCAAATGTCGGCCGTGCTCGACGGGGCTGTGTTCCCCGGCACCCAGGGTGGGCCGCTCGAGCACGTCATCGCCGCCAAAGCGGTGGCGTTTGGCGAGGCACTGAACGACGATTTCAAGACCTACACCCAGCAGGTGGCCCGCAATGCCCAGGTGCTGGCGTCCAGCTTCATGGGCATGGGCTACGACATTATCTCGGGCGGTACCGACAACCACCTCATGCTGATTGACCTGCGCTCGAAAGGCATCAGCGGCAAGCTGGCCGAAAACACGCTGGTGCGCGCCGATATCACCATCAACAAAAACATGGTGCCCTTCGACGACAAGTCGCCGTTTGTGACCAGCGGCATCCGCATCGGCTCGGCCGCCGTAACTACCCGGGGCCTGGGCGAAACCGACATGGTCCGCATTGTGGAGCTGATTGACGAAACCCTGACCCACCACGACAACGACACCCGCATCGGGCAGGTGCGGCAGCGGGTGAATACCTGGCTGCAGGACTACCCGCTTTTTGCCTAA
- the rsmI gene encoding 16S rRNA (cytidine(1402)-2'-O)-methyltransferase produces MPNTVLYLVPTPIGNLEDITLRAIRILGEVGTVLCEDTRTSGRLMQHLGLKKPLLSYHLHNEHQQVPRLLERLAKGETMALISDAGTPGISDPGFLLVRECLAQGLGVECLPGPTAFVPALLKSGFGAERFTFEGFLPVKKGRQTRLRELASETRTMIFYESPHRIVKTLGQLAEVLGPERPASVSRELTKLFEETVTGTLASLEADFAARTTIKGEIVVVVEGNLAPPVREPRPGREDRYRRADGDAPDSED; encoded by the coding sequence ATGCCCAACACGGTTCTTTACCTCGTGCCCACGCCTATCGGCAATCTGGAAGACATTACCCTGCGGGCCATCCGCATTCTGGGCGAAGTGGGCACGGTGCTTTGCGAAGACACCCGCACCAGCGGCCGCCTGATGCAGCACCTGGGCCTGAAGAAGCCCCTGCTTTCTTACCACCTGCACAACGAGCACCAGCAAGTGCCCCGGCTGCTCGAGCGCCTGGCCAAGGGCGAAACCATGGCCCTGATTTCGGATGCCGGCACGCCCGGAATTTCCGACCCCGGGTTTCTGTTGGTGCGCGAGTGCCTGGCGCAGGGCTTGGGCGTGGAGTGCCTGCCGGGCCCCACGGCGTTTGTCCCGGCGTTGCTCAAGTCGGGGTTTGGAGCTGAGCGGTTCACGTTTGAAGGCTTTTTGCCAGTGAAAAAAGGGCGGCAGACGCGCTTACGGGAGCTGGCGTCGGAAACCCGGACCATGATTTTTTACGAGTCGCCGCACCGCATCGTGAAGACGTTGGGCCAGCTGGCCGAGGTGCTCGGACCCGAGCGGCCAGCTTCCGTGAGCCGCGAATTGACCAAATTATTTGAAGAAACCGTAACCGGTACGCTGGCCAGCCTCGAGGCTGACTTTGCCGCCCGTACTACTATTAAAGGAGAAATTGTCGTTGTCGTCGAAGGAAATCTTGCCCCGCCCGTCCGCGAGCCCCGCCCTGGCCGCGAAGACCGATACCGCCGCGCCGACGGCGATGCCCCCGACAGCGAAGACTAG
- the lnt gene encoding apolipoprotein N-acyltransferase, with the protein MPPTAKTSRLPRPAVLAVLGALLLWGGWPPQPSAPLSLLLFIGWVPYLLMERQLTLKGASKRRVFGYTYLFLVLWNALTTWWVSYAELPAGIAAVVLNALLLCLPLMAFRQTKKRLGNRIGYLSLPIFWIAFEQLHLTWDLTWPWLTLGNGFAAAPQWVQWYEYTGFLGGSVWVWAVNLLFFFELVNRIPRLGWSAPTGGTVTKDAAVNRPIIAGPAIRRAPFAFPVLAIIIPILLSYFIGAAYKEKGPTAEVIVVQPNLDPYVEKFEGGAKFVPYEDQLTRLLSLSEQKLTPQTRLVLWPETALEESYWENTIESNPKIQRVRQWLAQHPGVALLTGITTINSYANKDAASETARYRDDLGYYDIFNTGAYFANATAPIAFYHKSRLVPGVEKIPPVLASVISHIDLGGTVGSVGSQPERTVYPAPANASALRVAPVICYESIYGDFVAEYTRNGATLLGLITNDAWWHDSPGYRQLLRYGALRCIETRRDLARSANTGFTGFITQKGEITQLEPAWIPAASRGTVHLNDEVTFYARYGELIGRSSQVLAVLLLAVAVWVSWQKKQLSR; encoded by the coding sequence ATGCCCCCGACAGCGAAGACTAGCCGGCTCCCGCGCCCGGCGGTGCTGGCCGTGCTCGGCGCCCTGCTGCTCTGGGGCGGCTGGCCGCCGCAGCCGTCGGCGCCGCTGTCGCTGCTGCTTTTCATTGGCTGGGTGCCATACCTGCTCATGGAGCGGCAGCTCACCCTGAAAGGTGCCAGCAAGCGGCGCGTGTTTGGCTACACGTATCTTTTTTTGGTGCTCTGGAATGCGCTAACCACATGGTGGGTAAGCTATGCGGAGCTCCCTGCCGGCATTGCCGCCGTGGTGCTCAACGCGCTGCTGCTGTGCCTGCCGCTCATGGCCTTCCGCCAAACCAAGAAGCGCCTGGGCAACCGCATCGGCTACCTGTCGCTGCCCATTTTCTGGATTGCCTTCGAGCAGTTGCACCTCACCTGGGACCTGACCTGGCCCTGGCTCACGCTGGGCAATGGCTTCGCGGCCGCGCCGCAGTGGGTGCAGTGGTACGAGTACACGGGCTTTCTGGGCGGCTCGGTGTGGGTATGGGCCGTGAATTTGCTGTTCTTTTTTGAACTGGTAAATCGCATTCCAAGATTGGGCTGGTCAGCCCCAACGGGTGGCACGGTTACCAAGGATGCGGCTGTCAACAGACCGATAATAGCGGGCCCGGCTATCCGGCGTGCGCCTTTCGCCTTTCCTGTATTGGCCATCATCATTCCCATCCTGCTGTCTTATTTTATTGGGGCAGCCTATAAAGAAAAAGGCCCCACGGCGGAGGTTATCGTGGTGCAGCCCAACCTTGACCCTTACGTGGAGAAGTTTGAAGGTGGCGCCAAATTCGTGCCTTACGAAGACCAGCTCACCCGGCTGCTGAGCTTGTCGGAGCAAAAGCTCACGCCCCAGACGCGCCTCGTGCTGTGGCCCGAAACGGCGCTGGAAGAGTCGTACTGGGAAAACACAATTGAGAGCAACCCCAAAATCCAGCGGGTGCGGCAGTGGCTAGCTCAGCACCCTGGAGTGGCGCTGCTCACGGGCATCACCACCATCAACTCGTACGCCAACAAAGACGCCGCCAGCGAAACCGCCCGCTACCGCGACGACCTAGGCTACTACGACATCTTCAACACCGGCGCGTACTTTGCCAACGCCACCGCGCCGATTGCCTTCTACCACAAGTCGCGCTTGGTGCCGGGCGTGGAGAAGATTCCGCCGGTGTTGGCCTCGGTCATTTCCCACATCGACCTCGGCGGCACCGTTGGCAGCGTCGGCAGCCAGCCCGAGCGCACCGTGTACCCTGCGCCTGCCAATGCCTCTGCGCTGCGCGTGGCGCCGGTTATCTGCTACGAATCCATTTACGGCGACTTCGTGGCCGAATACACCCGCAATGGCGCCACGCTGCTCGGCCTCATCACGAACGACGCCTGGTGGCACGACTCGCCCGGCTACCGCCAGTTGCTGCGCTACGGCGCCCTGCGCTGCATCGAAACGCGCCGCGACCTAGCCCGCTCGGCCAACACGGGCTTCACGGGCTTCATTACTCAGAAGGGAGAAATCACGCAGCTTGAGCCGGCCTGGATTCCGGCTGCCAGCCGCGGCACCGTGCACCTCAACGACGAGGTAACGTTTTACGCCCGGTATGGGGAGCTGATCGGGCGCAGCTCGCAAGTGCTGGCGGTGCTCCTGCTGGCAGTAGCGGTATGGGTAAGCTGGCAGAAAAAGCAGCTGTCCCGTTAA
- a CDS encoding 4a-hydroxytetrahydrobiopterin dehydratase, with amino-acid sequence MWTETDNSLRRSFRFADFKTAFAFLTEVAAEAERLDHHPWFSNEYNAVEFRLRSHDAGNTVTKRDHRLAAAIDAVAARYATLNEE; translated from the coding sequence ATGTGGACCGAAACCGACAACAGCCTCCGCCGCAGCTTTCGCTTTGCGGACTTCAAAACCGCCTTCGCGTTCCTCACCGAAGTAGCGGCCGAAGCCGAGCGGCTCGACCATCACCCGTGGTTCAGCAATGAATACAACGCCGTCGAATTTCGCCTCCGCAGCCACGACGCCGGCAACACGGTAACCAAGCGCGACCACCGCCTAGCTGCCGCCATTGATGCGGTAGCCGCCCGCTATGCGACATTGAATGAGGAATGA